From the genome of Candidatus Tanganyikabacteria bacterium:
TGGGAAGCCCGGACGGTGCGCGTGATGATCGGCATCCATTGCCGCGACCTGCACGGATCCAGGGGCGGCCTGTGCGCCGACTGCGAGGGCCTCTGGCAGTATTGCCAGGCCAGGGTCGACCGCTGCCCGTTCTATCCGGACAAGCCGACCTGCAAGAACTGCCGGGTCCATTGCTACTCCCCGGAGCGGCGCGAGCGGATCAAGGAGGTCATGCGGTACGCGGGACCGCGTATGATGTGGCAGGCGCCGGTGCTGGCCTTGCTCCACATGCTTGATGGACGGCGCAGCGCGCCCGAGAAGGCCCCCCGCGCCAGAAAGCAGCCATGACCTTCCAAGCCCAGGAAACCGACCAGTTGCACGAGGTCGCCTCGCGGTTCGTGCCTGCGGCGCGCGCCGCAGGGATCCGGGAGTTCGGCAATGGAAACATCAACAAGACCTACCTGGTGACGCCGGAGGAGGGCCGCGGCGAACCCTTCCTGCTGCAGCGAATCAACACGCGGGTCTTCCGGCAGCCCGAACTGGTGATGCGCAACATCGGCGCGGTCGTGCGCCACATGGACGCGGCCGCCGCCTCGGCCGAGCGCCGCTGGGAAGTCCCGCACGTGCTCCACACCCGCGACGGCGCGGACCACTGGCTGGGCGACGACGGCTCGTTCTGGCGGGCGCAGCGGTTCATCGGGGGCTCCCGGACGTTCGACGCCATCAGCGATCCCGACCGGGCCCGCGAGGTCGGCTTCGCCCTGGGCACGTTCCACAGCCTGCTCAGCGATTTCCCCGCCGCCGAACTCGCCGACACCCTGCCCGGGTTCCACGTCGCGCCTGCCTACCTCGCCGCCTACGACCGCGTCGCACCGGCCGGGAGCGCCGGGCTTTCGCCCGAAGAGGACTGGTGCGTCCGCTTCGTCGCGGAGCGGCGCGACTGGGTGCCGGTGCTCGAAGACGCCCTG
Proteins encoded in this window:
- a CDS encoding nitrous oxide-stimulated promoter family protein, which codes for WEARTVRVMIGIHCRDLHGSRGGLCADCEGLWQYCQARVDRCPFYPDKPTCKNCRVHCYSPERRERIKEVMRYAGPRMMWQAPVLALLHMLDGRRSAPEKAPRARKQP
- a CDS encoding aminoglycoside phosphotransferase family protein, with the protein product MTFQAQETDQLHEVASRFVPAARAAGIREFGNGNINKTYLVTPEEGRGEPFLLQRINTRVFRQPELVMRNIGAVVRHMDAAAASAERRWEVPHVLHTRDGADHWLGDDGSFWRAQRFIGGSRTFDAISDPDRAREVGFALGTFHSLLSDFPAAELADTLPGFHVAPAYLAAYDRVAPAGSAGLSPEEDWCVRFVAERRDWVPVLEDALARGLLRLRPIHGDPKVNNILFDEARGQAIGMVDLDTVKPGLAQYDIGDCLRSSCNPDGEETDRWREVRFDPVLGRAVLEGYLAVARGFFDQADFDLLPESVRLIAFELGLRFFTDHVQGDTYFKVARRGQNLARALVQFRLAESIHDSFDELRRIVQALR